The following is a genomic window from Nomascus leucogenys isolate Asia chromosome 25, Asia_NLE_v1, whole genome shotgun sequence.
CACATCAGTCCGCATGCACATCTGCACGTGTGTGCATTGGGAAGTATTTACCAAGCACCTGCCAAGTGCCAGGGCCCGTCCTCCGCACCCAGCATGAACTGTCCTGGACCAGTCCCGGGAGCCGCGGTTCTCACCAGCCGTCCTGACCCTGGACGACTCCTGGAGGTGTTTTGTGAGAAAGACACGCCATTTGTTTGCAGAGTTCTGACTTCTGAGGGGTCATGTAGCACGCGTTTGGTAGCCAAAGCTGTCATTCACGACCAGGAGCACGGCTGCAATGCCCTTTGCTTTGCTTTCCGGTGCCGGGAGCCTTGCCTCCCGCCGCCACTCCTGGTCAGCTCTGAGCAAGAACGTCGTTCTGTTTGGCAGCCAGGCCGAGACGCAGCCTGAATGTGATCAGGAACTcgaagaagggaagagagagaatcaGAAAGAAGGCCCGGGAGGGACCCGGGAAGCAGTGGGAGGTCTGCGCCCTGGAGCCCCGCGAGAGCCCGCCGGTTTGGCACGGGCTTCTCCCGGGCCGCCCGGCGGTCCAACAAAGGCCGGCCCCGACACGCACCCGGTCTTTTGTGGGAGAGAAAcacaaagaagagggaaaaacacGGAGGAGGCCAACAGCACCAGGACGCGGGGGCCAACCAGGAACTCCCGGAGCCGGGGCCCATTAGCCTCGGCAAGTGAGCACTCCATTCCCCAGGAAGGGGCCCCAGCTGCGCTCGCTGGTGGGAACCGCAGTGCCTGGGACCCGCCCAGGTCGTCCACCCCGGGCGCCGGGCGCAGGACCCGGACAAGTGCCGGGGACGCCTCCAGGACGCACTAGGGCAAGCTTGGGCACCGGGATCTAATTTCCAGTTATTCCTGGAACGGGGTGGGGAGGCATAGGAGACACAGCAAGAGGTACTCAGCATCCGATTGGCACCAGGGCTAAGGGAGCCCAGCGGCGACACAGACCTCCCCGACCTCCCAAGCTACTCTGGCGAAGGGAGGATGTTGAGGGGAGCCTGCCGGGTGAAGGGGCCAGCAGCAGCACAGAGCTTCGGACTTTGCCTTCCCGGCTCTAGAATCGTGCCGTGCCAAGACGGGCCCCTCGACTTTCACCCCTGACTCCCAACTCCAGCCACTGGACCGAGCATGCAAAGAACCTCAGACCGCTTGCTCTCACCGCCGCAAGTCGGTCGCAGGACAGACACCAGTGGGCAGCGACTAAAAAAGAAACCGGGTTCCGGGACACGTGCCGGCGGCTGGACTAACCTCAGCGGCTGCAACCAAGGCGCGCGCACGTTGCGCCTGCTGGTGTGTGTTAGTTACACTGGCAGGCGCACAACTCCACGCCCCGACTGGTGGCCCCACAGCGCGCACCTCCACACATGTCCTCGCTGCTGTTGGCGGGGTAGGCCCGAAGGAGGCATCTCCAAATGCCCGAGCCCTTTCTGATCCCCACCCCCCCGCTCCCTGCGTCGTCCGAGTGACAGATTCTACTAATTGAACGGTTATGGGTCATCCTTGTAACCGTTGGACGACATAACACCACGCTTCAGTTCTTcatgttttaaatacatatttaacgGATGGCTGCAGAGCCAGCTGGGAAACACGCGGATTGAAAAATAATGCTCCAGAAGGCACGAGACTGGGGGTGAAGGCGAGAGCCGGCTGGGCTTCTAGCGTAGACCCCAGAGGGAGACATATCTCAGAACTAGGGGCGATAACGTGGGtttctctttgtatttgtttattttgtaactttGCTACTTGAAGACCAATTATTTACTATGctaatttgtttgcttgttttttaaaaccGTACTTGCACAGTAAAAGTTCCCCAACAACGGAAGTAACCCGACGTTCCTCACACTCCCTAGGAGACTGTGTGCGTGTGAGCCCGCGCGCGCGCTCACAGTGTCAAGTGCTAGCATCCGAGATCTGCAGAAACAAATTTCTAAATTCGAAATGTATGGGTGTGAGAAATTCAGCTGGGGGAACAGATTAGGGACTGGGGGAGACTGGTGGCTGCCTATACTATAAGGAACCGCCAACGCCAGCATCTGTAGTCCAAGCAGGGCTGCCCTGTAAAGGCTTAGCCATTTTTTCTGTAGGCTTGCTGCAGACGGTCTCtgggttttcccatctgtaaaatgggtgaatGCATCCGTACCTCAGCTACCTCAGTGAGGTGCTTCTCCAGTTCGGGCTTAATTCCTCATCGTCGAGTTTTCAGGTTTCAGAGCCAGCCCGCAATCGGTAAAACATGTCCCAGCGCGGTCTCGAGTGGTTCGATCTCGCTGTCTGGCCCACAGCGTGGAGAAGCCTTGCCCAGGCCTGAAACTTCTCTTTGCAGTTCCAGAAAGCAGGCGACTGGGACGGAAGGCTCTTTGCCAACCTTTTACAGTGGAGCCCTGCTTGGACTACAGATGCCAGCGTTGCCCCTGTCCCAAGGCGTGTGGCGATCACAAAGACGGCACTGAAAATACTTGCTATCATCCGGCTCCCCTGCTAATAAATGGAGGGGTATTTAACTACAGGCACGACTCTGCCGTTTCGCTAGCGCAGTTACCGTGCGGAAATAACTCGTCCCTGTGCCCACACCGTCCTCAACCTAAAGGAGAGTTGTGAATTCTTTCAAAACACTCTTCTGGAGCCCGTCCCCTCCCCCCTTGCCCGCCCTCTGCCCCTCAAGGCCCTGCCCCCCAGCTGGGGGCGCTACCGGCTGCCCGCGGAGCTGCAGCCACAGCCACCTCCTAGACGCGCGAGGAGAGCACCAAGAAAGTGAGGACTTTGTGCCTGGGCATCATTTACATTTGGGGCGCCAAATGCCCAGGTGTTGATGAAACCAGTGAGATGGGAACAGGCGGCGGGAAACCGAGAGAGGAAGAGCTAGGGAGGAGACCCCAGCCCCGGATCCTGGGTCGCCAGGGTTTTGCGCGCGCATCCCAAAAGGTGCGGCTGCGTGGGGCATCAGGTTAGTTTGTtagactctgcagagtccccaaACTATCCCATCCCCCAACCTGACTCTGTGGTGGCcgtattttttacagaaatttgACCACGTTCCCTTTCTCCCTCGGTCCCAAGCACACTCAGCCCTCTCTCCATCCCCCTTGAGCCcgcccttctcctccccctcgcCTCCTCGGGTCCCTCCTCCAGTCCCTCCCCAAGAATCTCCCGGCCACGGGCGCCCATTGGTTGTGCGCAGGGAGGAGGCGTGTGCCCGGCCTGGCGAGTTTCATTGAGCGGAATTAGCCCGGATGACATCAGCTTCCCAGCCCCCCGGCGGGCCCAGCTCATTGGCGAGGCAGCCCCTCCAGGACACGCACATTgttccccgcccccaccccggccACCGCTGCCGCCGTCGCCGCTGCCGCCGGGCTATAAAAACCGGCCGAGCCCCTAAAGGTGCGGATGCTTATTATAGACCGACGCGACACCAGCGCCCAGTGCCAGGTTCTCCGCTGAGGCTTTTCGGAGCGAGCTCCTCAAATCGCATCCACAGTAAGTGTCCCCGCCCCCCAGCAGCCCCAGCCTAGATCCCAGGGACAGACTCTCCTCAACTCGGCTGTGACCCAGAATGCTCCGATACAGGAGGTCTGGATCCCTCCTCTGCGGGCCATTTCTCGAGAGCGACTTCGCTGTTCTGTCCTCCCCACACTCACCGCTGCATCTCCCTCACCAAAAGCGAGAAGTCGGAGCGACAACAGCTCTTTCTGCCCAAGCCCCAGTCAGCTGGTGAGCTCCCCGTGGTCTCCAGATGCAGCACATGGACTCTGGGCCCCGCGCCGGCTCTGGGTGCATGCGCGTGTGCGTGTGTTTGCTGCGTGGTGTCGATGGAGATAAGGTGGATCCGTTTGAGGAACCAAATCATTAGTTCTCTATTTAGATCTCCATTCTCCCCAAAGAAAGGCCCTCACTTCCCACTCGTTCATTCCAGCCCGGGAGGCTCAGTTTTCCCACTCCTAACTGAAAGCCCTAAGCCTCCAGAATGCCACCCGCACCCCGAGGGTCACCAACGCTCCCTGAAATAACCTGTTGCATGAGAGCAGAGGAGAGATAGAGAGAGCTTAATTATAGGTACCCGCGTGCAGCTAAAAGGAGGGCCAGAGACAGTAGCGAGGGGGACGCGGAGCCACGGGCCACCTGTGCCGGGACCCCGCGCTGTGGTACTGCGGCGCAGGCGGGAGAAGCTTTTCTGTCTCTCACTGgctcgctcgctctctctctctctctcattctctctcttttctcctcttctcctggAAGTTTTCGGGTCCGAGGGAAGGAGGACGCTGCGACGACTATCCTCCCCCGGGGCCATGGACTCGGACGCCAGCCTGGTGTCCAGCCGCCCGTCGTCGCCAGAGCCCGATGACCTTTTTCTGCCGGCCCGGAGTAAGGGCAGCAGCGGCAGCGCCTTCACTGGGGGCACCGTGTCCTCGTCCACCCCGAGCGACTGCCCGCCGGAGCTGAGCGCCGAGCTGCGCGGCGCTATGGGTTCTGCGGGCGCGCATCCTGCGGACAAGCTAGGAGGCAGTGGTTTCAAGTCATCCTCCTCCAGCACCTCGTCGTCCACGTCGTCGGCGGCTGCGTCGTCCACCAAGAAGGACAAGAAGCAAATGACAGAGCCGGAGCTGCAGCAGCTGCGTCTCAAGATCAACAGCCGCGAGCGCAAGCGCATGCACGACCTCAACATCGCCATGGACGGCCTGCGCGAGGTCATGCCGTACGCGCACGGCCCTTCGGTGCGCAAGCTTTCCAAGATCGCCACGCTGCTGCTGGCGCGCAACTACATCCTCATGCTCACCAACTCGCTGGAGGAGATGAAGCGACTGGTGAGCGAGATCTACGGGGGCCACCACGCTGGCTTCCACCCGTCGGCCTGCGGCGGCCTGGCGCACTCCGCGCCCCTGCCCGCCGCCACCGCGCACCCGGCAGCAGCAGCGCACGCCGCACATCACCCCGCGGTGCACCACCCCATCCTGCCGCCCGCCGCCGCAGCGGCTGCTGCAGCCGCTGCAGCCGCGGCAGTGTCCAGCGCCTCTCTGCCCGGATCCGGGCTGCCGTCGGTCGGCTCCATCCGTCCACCGCACGGCCTACTCAAGTCTCCgtctgctgccgccgccgccccgctcgggggcgggggcggcggcaGTGGGGCGAGCGGGGGCTTCCAGCACTGGGGCGGCatgccctgcccctgcagcatgTGCCAGGTGCCGCCGCCGCACCACCACGTGTCGGCCATGGGCGCCGGCAGCCTGCCGCGCCTCACCTCCGACGCCAAGTGAGCTGACCGGAGCCAGCGCGTTCTGGCGACAGGGGAGCCCGGGGCCGCCGGGAAGCGAGGACTGGCCTGCGCCGGGCTCGGGAGCTCTGTAGCGAGGAGGGGCGCAGGACCATGGACtgggggtggggcatggtggggacTCCAGCATCTGCGAACCCAAGCAGTTGGGGGCGCCCACAGAGCAGTGGGGAGTGAGGGGATGTTCGCTCCGGGACCTGATCGAGCGCTTTCTGGCTTTAACCTGCACTGGTCCAGCAGACATCATTTTATGAAAAGGTACCGCTGCGTGTATTCCTCACTAGAACTCATCCGACCCCCGACCCCCACCTCCGGGAAAAGATTCTAAAAACTTGTTTCCCTGAGAGCGTGGCCTGACTTCCAGACTCGGCCTGGGCAGCACTTcgtggggggagggggtgctaTGGGAGGGGGACACACTGGGGacttgctcctcttcctcctttcttgacCGGTGGGAGACTCCGGGTAGCCGCACTGCAGAAGCAACAGCCCGACCGCGCCCTCCAGGGTCGTCCCTGGCCCAAGGCCAGGGGCCACAAGTTAGTTGGAAGCCGGCGTTCGATATCAGAAGCGCTTATGGTCATATCCAATCTCAATATCTGGGTCAATCCACACCCTATTAGAACTGTGGCCGTTCCTCCCTGTCTCTCGTTGATTTGGGAGAATATGGTTTTCTAATAAATCTGTGGATGTTCCTTCTTCAACAGTATGAGCAAGTTTATAGACATTCAGAGTAGAACCACTTGTGGATTGGAATAACCCAAAACTGCTGATTTCAGGGGCGGGtgcattttagttattattttaaaatagaaactaccCTACCGACTCATCTTTCCTTCTCTGAGCACAAAGTGATTTGGTTACTTTGATACCTGAGAACGTAACAGAATTAAAAGGCAGTTGCTGTGAAAACAGTTTGGGTTATTTGAGGGTTCTGttagctttttaatattttcttttttggatgtgTAAATATATCAATGATGAGGTAAGTGCGCAATGCTAAGCTGTTTGCTCACGTGACTGCCAGCCCCACCGGAGTCTAAGCCGGCGTTCctctattttggtttatttttgccaCGTTTAACACAAATGGTAAACTCCTCCACGTGCTTCCTGCGTTCCGTGCAAGCCGCCTCGGCGCTGCCTTCGTTGCAAACTGTGCTTTGTAGCGTCTGCCGTGTAACACCCTTCCTCTGATCGCACCACCCCTCGCAGAGAGTGtatcatctgttttatttttgtaaaaacaaagtgctaaataatatttattacttgTTTGGTTGCAAAAAACGAAATAAATGACTGAGTGttgagattttaaataaaatttaaagtcgGGGGATTTCCATCCGTGTGCCATCCCGAAAAGGGGTTCAGGACGCGATACCTTGGGGCCGGATTTGGGGATCGTTCCCCCAGTTTGGCACCGGAGACACACATGTATTATCTTTCAAACACGTTCCGAGCAAATCCTCCGGGTCTTTTCACAACTTGCttgtccttatttttattttctgacgCCTAACCCGGAACTGCCTTTCTCTTCAGTTGAGTATTGAGCTCCTTTATAAGCAGACATTTCCTTCCCGGAGCATCGGACTTTGGCACTTGCAGGGTGAGGGCTGCGCCTTTGGCTGGGGGTCTGGGCTCTCAGGAGTCCTCTACTGCtcgatttttatttcctttctgctcAGAGGCGGTCTCCTGCCACCACCCTCCCCCTGCGGGTTTCCTTGGCTTCAGCTGAGGACCTGGGTTCTGCGGAGCCGTGGCGTTCCCAGCAAAGTGCTTGGGGAGTGCTTGGTGCAGAATCTACTAacccttccattccttttcagCCACCCCCGCCTTGAACTGCAAAGGATCAGGTGCTCTGCACTGCTGGAGGAGCACTGGCAGCGCTTTGGCCTCTGTGCTCTTTCCTGGGGTCACCTCTGTCTCCTCTTGGCCATTGGGTTCTCACAATCCGAACCCGCGATGCAAATTTAGGATGTGGCTGTGAAGAGAGATTCTgggtagaaataaaaatactttggcCTTCCTGGTCAAGGACCAGGGCAGATCCTGTTGCAGTCTCCACGCCCCAGGGCTGGCCTGAGAATGAGCCCCTGAAAAGACAGCGGGTACGGGCACAGTAAGAACGTCCCCTGGTCCAGCGTCCTCTCTCTGACAATATTTTTGGTGGAGGATCTGGGGGTGCAGAAGATTTCCCCAGTCAGAACCCCATTTCTTGAGTGGCATAGCTGAGCCTGGCTCACACAGGCAGGCACCTTTTGCTTAGACTTGAAGACTGCTCCGTCCCCTAACAAGGAACAGGCACTTCCTGCTCCTCCAGCAGGGAATGTCGGGCTGCTGGCCAGGACAGCAGTCGCCCAGGGATCGGGTGCTGGAGGCCTAGTTTTTCACTGATGGGCTTGGCTTTCTGCAAAGGCTGGGAGGGATTTGGAGAGGCTGAGCCGCTGGGGGCTGAGGACGGGTGGAAAGcctcctgccaccaccaccccaaCAGCGCCATGTGAATCCAAGAAGAAGGAAGGGCAGGGTCTAGTCGTTTTTATTCTGAAATCCCATTTGAAATGAAACTTGAAAAGAATTCAAAACTGGGTCCAGCTGCAGCCACAGACACACTCAGAGGGACTCCAGGAGGCTGGAACATAGACCAGTGGGCGCTGAGAACACGGCCGGTGGGGGTAGCGGTCTTGATTGCAGTTTTGGCTCTTCCACACCCACTGCCAGGCAGGTGTGCTGGTGCAGGCTCTGAGCATGCTTGGTGTCTGCATAGAAGGACGGTTGTTGAAAGGCAATA
Proteins encoded in this region:
- the OLIG2 gene encoding oligodendrocyte transcription factor 2, whose product is MDSDASLVSSRPSSPEPDDLFLPARSKGSSGSAFTGGTVSSSTPSDCPPELSAELRGAMGSAGAHPADKLGGSGFKSSSSSTSSSTSSAAASSTKKDKKQMTEPELQQLRLKINSRERKRMHDLNIAMDGLREVMPYAHGPSVRKLSKIATLLLARNYILMLTNSLEEMKRLVSEIYGGHHAGFHPSACGGLAHSAPLPAATAHPAAAAHAAHHPAVHHPILPPAAAAAAAAAAAAAVSSASLPGSGLPSVGSIRPPHGLLKSPSAAAAAPLGGGGGGSGASGGFQHWGGMPCPCSMCQVPPPHHHVSAMGAGSLPRLTSDAK